One region of Wyeomyia smithii strain HCP4-BCI-WySm-NY-G18 chromosome 3, ASM2978416v1, whole genome shotgun sequence genomic DNA includes:
- the LOC129726780 gene encoding dehydrodolichyl diphosphate synthase complex subunit Dhdds — protein MNKPLNTNVTTTAWVRESHLPWYQRAIIKVLKAGPIPRHVAFIMDGNRRFARKENIEKTEGHSKGFDKLSETLQWCLDIGIQEVTVYAFSIENFKRSQDEVDGLLNLAKEKFDRLRQETDKLRERGIRIRVIGNIGLLPFSIQESIRSAILETENNSKAFLNVAFAYTSRDEMTHSIRAVAEGVSEGRLQEDDIDEQLLGQCMYSSECSKPDLLVRTSGEVRLSDFLLWQTSSTVIYFTKTLWPDFNIWHLFGAVFYYQRCRWQVGTGANDGAEAESQESSAEIAEIRRGKLERVKTFVEHFHNLYRQNILSIGKGIPFDFP, from the exons ATGAATAAGCCTTTAAATACAAAT GTTACCACTACGGCATGGGTTCGAGAGAGCCATTTGCCCTGGTATCAGCGAGCCATTATCAAGGTTCTGAAAGCGGGCCCTATTCCGCGACACGTCGCCTTCATTATGGACGGGAACAGACGCTTCGCCCGGAAGGAGAACATCGAAAAGACCGAGGGTCATTCGAAGGGTTTTGATAAGCTATCAGAAACGCTACAGTGGTGTCTTGATATTGGCATCCAAGAGGTCACAGTGTATGCTTTTAGTATAGAGAACTTCAAACGTAGTCAGGATGAAGTGGATGGTCTACTGAATCTAGCAAAAGAAAAGTTCGATCGCCTGCGCCAGGAGACTGATAAGCTGCGGGAGCGTGGCATTCGTATTCGAGTGATTGGTAATATAGGTTTATTACCTTTTAGTATACAGGAAAGCATACGATCGGCGATTTTGGAAACCGAAAATAACAGCAAGGCATTTTTGAATGTTGCCTTCGCTTACACCTCGCGGGACGAGATGACACATTCCATTAGAGCAGTTGCGGAAGGAGTTTCCGAAGGTAGACTACAGGAGGATGATATCGACGAACAGCTGCTCGGGCAGTGCATGTACAGCAGTGAGTGCTCTAAGCCGGATCTGCTGGTACGAACCTCCGGGGAAGTACGATTAAGTGATTTTCTCCTCTGGCAAACCAGCTCGACAGTAATTTACTTTACCAAAACTTTATGGCCCGATTTCAATATATGGCACCTATTTGGGGCCGTGTTCTACTATCAACGTTGCCGCTGGCAAGTTGGTACCGGGGCAAACGATGGAGCTGAGGCTGAGAGCCAAGAGAGCTCTGCTGAAATTGCTGAAATAAGGAGGGGAAAGCTCGAGAGGGTTAAAACGTTTGTTGAACATTTCCACAATCTCTATCGTCAGAATATCTTATCGATTGGTAAAGGGATTCCTTTTGATTTCCCTTAA